The genomic stretch TTTGTCAAATACTTGAATTTGAGTTCGGCAATGCAGCCAGATGGGAATGAGAATGTTGAACTTAGCGGCAGTCCAAGGTGGAATTCAGGTTCATTTGATGGTTCTAGGTCGAGGAATGTTATGGTGGCTTTACCATTTTTGAATTCTATTGGGTCTTGGAACTTGTCAATTCAGAGGCCACTATATAGGTTTATATTGAGAACATTCTTATATTGCCCCATAGAAACTTCGATAAAAAATGCATCCGATGTGTTTTCGGTTTGGATTACTTATATAGAACCTTGGACGATCAGTTTGGACGACTTTATGGTTATTGATGCCATTGTTGATGGATCAGCTAAGACTTTGAAGGAGTCGCAGTCTCAAGCTTGTGGGTATTCACCTAGTTGGCAGGGTTATGCCTTATCCAACTACTTATACTATAGTTCTTTGGTTATGCATTTTATTGGGTTTGCACACAAGTTTCTTCACGCTGATGCGGAAATAGTAGTCCAGATGGTCTTAAAGGTTTGCTTCTTGTCATTGTTTTCTTTCTAAATTCAAGCTATATGCCACATAATTTGTTACTTCTGACGTTAGTATAGATACATACATGACCCCGTGTAAGTGTAGCCAACTCACTGAGAAAACACCTCCGGCCCGTAAcctttaaacttatttatttatcaGTCTCCAGTGATTTATTTAGATGAAGGGGTTTGATATATTAGCAAAATTCTTAAAAGAATCCAATGACGTTTACAGGTTCAGATTTTGATTCCTTTTAAGTACCCACAAACCATTTTGCTAGAGATTTATGCTTCTCAAGGATTGTAGGGTTGAACGGGAGgacaaattaatatatatatatatatttatataacaatatataatgagaatattTCAGCGGTGCATCATACATAGGATAGGTTTCAAATTagctatatatattttattgtttCACATAGCAAATGTTCATTTAGGTTTGCCTGTTGTAACTTGTAATGCTGTGTTAGATGTAGTAGGTGACCCACATATCTCTGTTTCTTATGTTCTACCACAATCTTAGCAGTTCAACTTTCATATGAAAAAGAATACGCAGGTGACCTACTATATCCATCCAGGTTCCATAGGCTGACACACCACATGCTGAGATACAGCAGCTAGAAGCCCAAAGTTAATCTTGGGCCTAGATTCTCGACTAATTTTTTACCACAATAATGAAGTCAAACTTGTACATGCTTGTGCAATTTTGTAAGAAAACAGGTTTTCACACATTTCGCCTGGGTGAATATTGTTAGAATTGAAATTTATGAAGTTTTATTTAAGAACAAAATCTATTTGTGTGGGAGTTTCGGGTGAGTAGTTACTAAACTTCTAATTATAGTCTTACATAggaaattatatttaaaatatcacaCGAAAATTATTGCCAGTCATAGTCTAGTCCAAGTTATTGTACTATAAAATAGTTTTGCATCCAGACTTATTCTTTGGCTGGAACAGTTCTTCTTGAGTATCTTTTTTACTGAGCTTAGGTTTATCGGTATTGTCTTTACAGGTTATAAGTATTTTGACATCATCCAAAGAGTTACTTGACCTTATAAAGATGGTGGATTCTATTTTCCATTCGAAACAGACTGGATCTGGGAAACCAATGCTTAATAGCTTGTATAGATTTGTACCTTCAATTCGTGAACAGTTAAAGGTACACTCAACTCTCCCTCTGTTATTTTTAGTCAAAAGTGTATTTGAAAACCATCTATATGGTTACTTTAAAGTAAAATTTTTAACCTCGTGGAAGATAGGATCAATTTAAAGTAAATATAATTAGGATTTCTGCTATATCTATTAGTTTGATGTCAGATGTTTCCTGTTGGAGCATTCTTTTAAGTAAGCAATATCGTAATGCAACTATCAGTCTTAGGCCCTGTGTTCCACTATGTATGAGGCAGAAGAAACCAATTATGCAGCAACTGATTATCACCAGTTAATAATTTGATTTGTCTATTGGGAACATAGGACTGGGAGGATGGATTATCGGAGTCTGATGCTGATGGGTCTTTCTTGCATGAAAATTGGAACAAAGATTTACGTCTTTTCAGTGATGGAGAAGATGGTGGCCAGCAGCTACTTCAGGTTTTTATGTTCATCCTTGCTCTTCTCTTTTCCTACTTAAAATCATGTATACATTATGAGATCTTGACCAATTTCATGATTTGATAATTGCAGTTGTTCATATTACGAGCGGAAGCTGAGCTGCAAGCCATCTCTGGTGACAATCTTGCTCGAAACCTGCATTGCATAGGCTCACTAAAAGCACAGGTGGGCTGTCTATTTGGTAGCCACATGGTAAAGCCATTGTCATTTTCTCCGGAACCAAAACAGCATCAGCAGGTCCGCAATGATATATTCAAGCCCAGAAGAGTTAGCAGTTGTACGATGGCCAATGTCAATTACAAGGGTGACTGGATGAAGCGCCCCATCTCAGATGACGAGGTTGGATGGCTTGCAAAACTCTTGGTCTGGTTGTCGGATTGGTTGAACGAGAATCTTGGAATAAATCAGCCAGAGAACAGCCAGGCAGACTCGCCTTCATGGCCTTATGTGGAGGTTTTAAGCGCTGAGGTGGACAATGTTTGTGGACCTAGAGATACAATGAAAGCAGTTTTATGTGCTCTGGGTTCCTGGCTTCTTACGCTGGGTATGGCAGTGGTACGGAGAATGAGAAGACATGGTGTGCGGGTGAACCTCAGGATGTTGGCGTCCAAGAAGGTAGTAATGGTTTTGTTTTTATATGTTGTATTTAATATACTGAGGAAAGCTGTTGGAGTTCTTCATAGGGTGTAGATGAAACTAGAACAAGAATATCTaagaggaaaaaagaaaaaaggacaaaaaaaaaaaagacgagATAAAGAAAAGGAAGTTTATAGGAATGGGGAAAGTTGTGTTTTCTCTACAAACTTTATTGATGGAGTTTTGTTGTTGCCAACTTGTAAGTAACTGTGATACGTGCACAGCATGAAAAatgtaaaagttttttttttttggttttttaatGCCGTTTGATGATGCTTCCTATTATCaggtttatttaattatttaagtaaGAGTAATGATACATGAACACAAAATATTTTCCAAAAACATAGAACattttagttgaaaaaaaattgtaacaagACAATTAAATATGTTGATAACTTAAATCGAGTAGTATTGTGATCCCTCAACGTAGGCAGATATCATAtcctttcaaaaagaaaaaaagaaaaagcatATAGGCatatcataaaatttgggaaatgaTATTTACCGTCTCCAATGTGTTGATAATTAAGGATTTATGTAGTATGTTA from Humulus lupulus chromosome 5, drHumLupu1.1, whole genome shotgun sequence encodes the following:
- the LOC133778135 gene encoding uncharacterized protein LOC133778135, with the protein product MHPHSYTVDFLSKSQDLASTILASSAPSQISAACAAIDSFLHSHSPDHSRHFFSFAFPTLVCKLFGFDDIVSSSSLSSPSPPSSSSSNGWIDTVLASNDPDLANKVFSLLAPGGVLLSSISAVDRLSLVKYVFPNERLPEWARFIFSSDKDCRVLADLCPIFKGKVKEDSIKGSVFQVQLNVFEYYMFWFAYYPVCRGNNENCDTAAIKRNKRFKLESWVSSISGFSNTKRGGSESRIECNLYVRLLYAYLRAFVPVSDLNSHQPYRSSLLQYSLSNDGSVILQAEFIVNVFIHFWLVDNDFSPFPVDLCKSFGVSFPFRSALGDTLPTAGLGEVVKLFVKYLNLSSAMQPDGNENVELSGSPRWNSGSFDGSRSRNVMVALPFLNSIGSWNLSIQRPLYRFILRTFLYCPIETSIKNASDVFSVWITYIEPWTISLDDFMVIDAIVDGSAKTLKESQSQACGYSPSWQGYALSNYLYYSSLVMHFIGFAHKFLHADAEIVVQMVLKVISILTSSKELLDLIKMVDSIFHSKQTGSGKPMLNSLYRFVPSIREQLKDWEDGLSESDADGSFLHENWNKDLRLFSDGEDGGQQLLQLFILRAEAELQAISGDNLARNLHCIGSLKAQVGCLFGSHMVKPLSFSPEPKQHQQVRNDIFKPRRVSSCTMANVNYKGDWMKRPISDDEVGWLAKLLVWLSDWLNENLGINQPENSQADSPSWPYVEVLSAEVDNVCGPRDTMKAVLCALGSWLLTLGMAVVRRMRRHGVRVNLRMLASKKVVMVLFLYVVFNILRKAVGVLHRV